The Williamwhitmania taraxaci genome includes a window with the following:
- a CDS encoding NAD(P)/FAD-dependent oxidoreductase, protein METALNVPDNGMKRIVIVGCGFAGLELAKKLKKSNYQVVLIDKNSYHQFQPLFYQVATAGLEPRDIAFPIRKIFQNQTNVYIRITEVIGVDSSTKMIETAIGFINYDYLVLANGATTSFFGMASVEQNAIPMKSVQEALVLLNNLLHNYEEALLKKDVAEQDALMNVVVVGGGPTGVELSGALAEMKRYVFPKDYPELDCSRIRIILVEASPRVLNGMSEFASEKAHRFLSKLGVEVLTNTQVMGYDGDKVDFKNEEFIATKTLVWAAGIAANVVPGLRADSYTRGRRLSVNGINQVEGYDGVFAVGDAAFMVEEEKWPNGHPQVAQVAIQQAKNLAKNFVRMDEGKLTKPFKYVNLGTMATIGRNKAVVDLSFIKFKGLFAWMIWMFIHLRSIFGVKNKILVFINWVWSYITYDQSLRLTFLPKGFRFK, encoded by the coding sequence ATGGAAACTGCATTGAATGTTCCGGACAATGGAATGAAGCGAATTGTGATTGTTGGGTGTGGATTTGCTGGTCTTGAGTTGGCCAAGAAGCTAAAAAAATCAAACTATCAGGTAGTGCTTATTGATAAGAATAGCTATCACCAGTTTCAACCGTTATTCTATCAGGTGGCTACAGCAGGGCTGGAGCCGCGAGATATTGCATTCCCTATACGCAAAATATTCCAAAACCAGACCAACGTCTATATTCGAATTACTGAGGTTATTGGGGTAGACTCCAGCACAAAAATGATTGAAACGGCTATTGGGTTTATAAACTACGATTACCTTGTTTTGGCCAACGGTGCCACTACCTCTTTTTTTGGCATGGCCAGCGTTGAACAAAATGCTATTCCCATGAAGAGTGTTCAGGAAGCGTTGGTTTTGCTTAATAATTTGCTTCACAACTATGAGGAGGCCCTTCTGAAAAAAGATGTTGCCGAACAAGATGCTCTGATGAATGTGGTGGTGGTGGGCGGTGGCCCAACTGGTGTTGAGTTGTCGGGTGCTTTGGCCGAAATGAAACGATACGTTTTCCCCAAGGATTATCCGGAACTGGACTGTTCACGCATTCGCATTATTTTAGTGGAGGCCTCGCCTAGAGTGCTGAATGGAATGTCGGAGTTTGCCTCAGAAAAGGCACATCGGTTTTTAAGCAAGTTGGGTGTTGAGGTGCTTACCAATACCCAAGTGATGGGATATGATGGAGATAAGGTTGATTTTAAAAACGAAGAGTTTATTGCTACTAAGACGCTGGTTTGGGCTGCTGGCATTGCTGCCAATGTAGTTCCCGGTCTTCGTGCCGACTCCTACACCAGAGGGCGACGCCTATCGGTTAATGGAATAAACCAAGTTGAGGGTTACGATGGTGTTTTTGCTGTTGGCGATGCGGCCTTTATGGTTGAAGAAGAAAAGTGGCCCAACGGCCACCCTCAGGTAGCACAAGTGGCCATCCAGCAGGCGAAGAATTTGGCGAAGAACTTTGTTCGTATGGACGAAGGTAAGCTAACCAAACCCTTCAAATACGTGAACTTGGGTACCATGGCTACCATTGGACGAAATAAGGCTGTGGTCGACCTATCGTTTATTAAGTTTAAGGGTTTGTTTGCTTGGATGATTTGGATGTTTATACACCTGCGGTCAATCTTTGGCGTTAAAAATAAAATTCTGGTGTTTATCAATTGGGTATGGAGCTATATCACCTATGATCAGTCGCTGCGACTTACCTTTTTGCCCAAAGGATTTCGGTTTAAATAA